Proteins encoded within one genomic window of Carassius gibelio isolate Cgi1373 ecotype wild population from Czech Republic chromosome A4, carGib1.2-hapl.c, whole genome shotgun sequence:
- the LOC127979207 gene encoding anoctamin-6, whose amino-acid sequence MSEAEDNDILELDSETEEDVEMTVMTDVVYSEELPTYKSMPKGQAVPKVERAEFNGNPDSLFFNDGKRRIDFVLVYEDESKSLSDKKGSVIRRKQRRREFFEGSLMNMHVELEATKSVVDEKLIYVKVHMPFEVLCTYAEVMHIKLPIQPNDLAPQSSVYNCFTRHFYPSEDVIPKEPDFFTAPFRKDQLKCFYMKDKEQFFTPALRSRMAYYILSRAPYDVKGSVKKFGLNKLLDGGVYKAAYPLHDCRFNVKSKEPDCPNERYLLYNEWAHPKSFYKMQPLDLIRKYFGEKIGIYFAWLGFYTVMLTLAATVGLGCFIYGYTTRESSTWSKEVCDPEIGGEIIMCPQCDQICPYWRLNTTCESSKRLCIFDNYGTLVFAIFMSVWVTLFLEFWKRYQAELEHDWDTVEFLQQEEQPRPEYEAKCVYERENPVTKETEKVPYTACGKCMRVSCGIGTVLFWVLLIIASVVGVIVYRLAMFITFSSKLRTELNRKELEPFKEYITPQMATSITASIISFIFIMILNCVYERVAIWITDFELPRTKTEYENSLTLKMFLFQFVNYYSSCFYIAFFKGKVVGYPGQPVYWFGAFRNEECDPGGCLTELTTQLSIIMTGKAIWNNIQEVLMPWMKNLIFRHCTQVGSEKGFPRWEQDYQLQPIGKLGLFYEYLEMVIQFGFVTLFVASFPLAPLLALFNNLCEIRVDAWKFTTQSRRVVPEKAQDIGAWQPILQGVSILAVVTNAAIIAFTSDMIPRLVYYWAFSASPYSDGSEHTMVGYINNSLSIFNISDFSSTKKPNEDITPYWFNNITTCRYRDFRYPPGHPKQYDFSIYYWHVIAAKLAFMIVVEHIVYFTKFILAYVIPDVPEALKEQIKRERYLTQVILHETNIKQFKELMKPVADNLQNEIEDPELELKL is encoded by the exons ATGAGTGAAGCAGAAGACAATGACATTCTTGAGCTGGACTCAGAAACAGAGGAAGACGTGGAGATGACTGTTATGACAGATGTGG TTTATTCTGAAGAGTTGCCAACATACAAATCTATGCCTAAAGGTCAAGCTGTGCCAAAAGTGGAACGG GCTGAATTCAACGGTAACCCGGATTCACTATTTTTCAACGATGGAAAGAGAAGGATTGACTTTGTTTTGGTCTATGAGGACGAGTCTAAAAGTTTATCTGATAAAAAAGGCTCAGTTATAAGGAGAAAA CAAAGACGCAGAGAGTTTTTCGAAGGCAGCCTGATGAATATGCATGTGGAATTGGAAGCGACAAAATCC GTAGTGGATGAGAAGCTCATCTATGTGAAAGTACACATGCCTTTTGAGGTTTTGTGCACTTATGCTGAAGTCATGCACATCAAACTGCCCATCCAGCCCAATGATCTCGCCCCGCAATCATCTGTGTACAACTGCTTCACACGCCATTTCTACCCCAGCGAGGACGTCATCCCCAAGGAGCCCGACTTCTTCACAGCTCCTTTCCGAAAGGATCAGCTGAAGTGTTTTTATATGAAGGACAAAGAGCAGTTCTTCACGCCGGCCTTGAGGAGCAGAATG GCGTACTACATCCTGAGCCGAGCGCCGTATGACGTCAAAGGAAGTGTGAAGAAGTTTGGCTTGAATAAGCTGCTGGATGGAGGTGTGTATAAGGCTGCGTATCCATTACATGAT TGCAGGTTTAATGTGAAATCTAAAGAGCCCGATTGTCCTAATGAGAGATATCTGCTGTATAATGAGTGGGCTCATCCCAAGAGCTTCTACAAGATGCAGCCGCTGGACCTGATCAG GAAGTATTTCGGTGAGAAGATCGGCATATATTTTGCCTGGTTGGGTTTCTACACAGTCATGTTGACTCTCGCTGCTACAGTCGGACTCGGTTGTTTCATATACGGATACACAACCAGAGAGAGCAGCACATGGAG CAAAGAGGTGTGTGACCCTGAGATTGGTGGAGAAATCATCATGTGTCCACAGTGTGATCAAATCTGTCCGTACTGGAGGCTGAACACCACTTGTGAGTCATCTAAA AGACTGTGTATATTTGATAACTATGGGACGTTAGTGTTTGCCATCTTCATGTCTGTTTGGG TGACTCTGTTTCTGGAGTTCTGGAAGCGCTATCAGGCCGAACTGGAGCACGACTGGGACACGGTGGAGTTTCTTCAGCAGGAGGAACAGCCTCGACCTGAATACGAGGCCAAATGCGTCTATGAGAGAGAGAACCCTGTTACAAAG GAAACAGAGAAGGTGCCGTACACGGCCTGTGGCAAGTGCATGAGAGTGTCGTGTGGCATCGGCACTGTGTTATTCTGG GTTCTGTTGATCATAGCGTCGGTGGTCGGCGTGATCGTGTATCGTCTGGCGATGTTTATCACTTTCTCTTCGAAGCTGCGCACTGAACTGAACAGAAAGGAGCTGGAGCCGTTCAAAGAGTACATCACCCCTCAGATGGCCACGTCCATCACGGCCTCCATCATCAGCTTCATCTTCATCATGATTCTCAACTGCGTCTACGAGAGAGTGGCCATCTGGATCACAGACTTCG AGCTGCCACGGACTAAAACAGAGTACGAGAACAGCCTGACGCTGAAGATGTTCCTCTTTCAGTTTGTGAACTACTACTCGTCCTGCTTCTACATCGCTTTCTTCAAAGGGAAGGTGGTGGGATATCCGGGACAGCCCGTCTACTGGTTTGGTGCTTTCCGTAATGAGGAG TGTGATCCCGGCGGCTGCCTGACTGAACTGACCACACAGCTGTCAATCATCATGACAGGAAAGGCCATCTGGAACAACATACAGGAAGTCCTTATGCC GTGGATGAAGAATCTGATATTTCGTCACTGCACCCAGGTGGGTTCAGAAAAAGGGTTTCCTCGCTGGGAACAGGACTATCAGCTCCAGCCAATAGGAAAGCTCGGCCTGTTTTATGAATATCTGGAGATGG TGATCCAGTTTGGATTCGTGACTCTGTTTGTGGCGTCCTTCCCGTTGGCTCCTCTCCTGGCGCTGTTCAACAATCTGTGTGAAATCCGTGTGGACGCCTGGAAGTTCACGACTCAGTCTCGCCGGGTCGTTCCAGAAAAGGCCCAGGACATCGGCGCCTGGCAGCCCATCCTGCAGGGGGTGTCGATTCTAGCCGTGGTCACAAAT GCTGCCATCATTGCCTTCACTTCTGACATGATCCCTCGCCTGGTTTATTACTGGGCGTTTTCTGCCAGCCCTTATTCAGATGGATCTGAACACACTATGGTGGGCTACATCAACAACTCCCTGTCTATCTTCAACATTTCAGACTTCAGTTCGACGAAGAAGCCGAATGAGGACATCACACCGTACTGGTTTAACAACATCACCACATGCCG GTATCGTGATTTCAGGTATCCTCCGGGTCATCCTAAACAATATGACTTCAGCATTTATTATTGGCATGTTATTGCTGCCAAACTGGCTTTTATGATTGTGGTTGAG cacattgtttatttcaccAAGTTCATACTGGCCTACGTGATCCCAGACGTGCCTGAAGCTCTGAAGGAGCAGATCAAACGCGAGCGTTACCTGACGCAGGTCATCCTGCACGAAACCAACATCAAACAATTCAAGGAGCTCATGAAGCCCGTGGCTGACAATCTACAGAACGAGATTGAGGACCCAGAGTTAGAACTGAAACTGTGA